From Periophthalmus magnuspinnatus isolate fPerMag1 chromosome 1, fPerMag1.2.pri, whole genome shotgun sequence:
AgggcagagacagacacagaataGAGTGTCCCGACCTCTACAAGGCAGAGACACAGATGTGAGGCAGTGCTTCATCTGCATAGGGTTTGGCTCGGTGGACTTTAACAAATACTCAGATAAACtattttattaattaacaaACACTGCCGTAAAGTAAGAATACGAGTTTTTGGCCACATTAAGTAAACTGATCTTACGCTCCGTTAACAGAGAAAAATTAAAGCGACACTCAGGCTAAACAATTAGACTTGGCTCAATGACTCGTGTACAGAGAGCTGATTCTTCCAgccttattttgtgttttcaaataGATCAGAGATGCATATTTACCTCTTCTCGCTAAAAACGCATAAAAAAAGTGCAGTAGATTTCGCTGTTGTGCTGCACGGGCCTGTCTGTTCCGCCTTTGTTTGTACGAGACGTGGACCACAGCGCCATCTCGTGTTTTGGAGTAACTGGTCAAAAGTCAAGGTACAATCatttattctgacatttatttCTGACATTTATTCACAAACGCATACACCAATGCCAAATCCcctgtaaaatataaaacagcccAATTTTGTCTGATTCGGTGAGGTAGGAACAGTTTATAAAGTGCATCATTTTAGCCAGAAGTGGAATAAGTACTCATTTTTGTTACTTagataaaagtacagataataaagcaaaaaaaaagaaaaaaaaaagaaaaaaaaaagaaaaaaatcaagtaaaaattacaagaaaaaaatcaacgtaagtaaaagtattaaagaacctctttaaaaatgtacttaaagagtaaaaagtaaaagtattttgcacatattttgagtTCTTAAGAAGTCTGACACAGacttgtgctgaattttgttcaacagaaataaatgaattgGTAATTATCCCAATTAAAATGCTATACTTTGTATTGTATAGTATGGTAtggtactttactacttttactttgttacattccaccactataaaaagtaaattattaaaaaggcaaaaaagGTGCATTgattaattcaaagtgttttcatGACTGTTTATACAATTATATTCCATCTGTGGTTTTATTCCCTCATAATAAATCCTTCTTTGAAAACAGTCTGCTGATTGGCTTGGAGTGGAGAGTGACGCCTAGAATGGGCGTGTCAGTGAACTCCACAGAGCAGGGTCCACTGCTGCATGGAGCCGCCTCTAGCTCCAGCACAGTGATGTTGTTGGGAGCAGCGGTGCTGAGGATGCTGCTAGGCACGAATAGCGTCACCTGAGGACCACGGGCTGGCCAATAACGACCCAAGTtgaatccattaatccaaattTGACCCTGAAAAGACAAAAAGGtaattatttatcattataCAGACATCTCAAACCCCATTTTAAACTAGGTGATGTAAATTAATAGTACTGAGTGACttgcttttgtccagttgggTAGTTTAATATAAGAATCTTGAGGTAGAGCTGGGATGCCATCAGGAATAACAAAGCTGCCTCCATAGAAGGTTGGAAGAGACAGTGTGGAAGGctgaggagggtctgaggacacgGACTTCCCCAGGACCCCCTGACTAACTGCCTCATCGATATTGAGACTATACATGGTCCAGCCAGTCAGTACATCTGCTCCCAGAGTCATATTTGACACTAaaccctgaaaaaaaaaaaaaagtcatgcatttatgtttatttctcTTAACACTGTAAGTGACCAGATGCAATATATGAGCAAAACTAGAAATAACCTTGAAGTCATTGATTCCTTTTCCATAGTTGATCCGCCCCATATTCTCGACCAGTATGTCCACCCGACTACCAGCTTTTCCAGTAATATTTATAGTTATAGTTTGGAATCTCTCCAGAATTCCTGCAGGCACCTgaaagaggacacagttttacaGCCTGCAAATATTACAGTGTTGCAACGCAAAGTTTAAGAACTGTAGGAGAATAATCAAAATCTAGATAAAGATAAATTATGCAATATACAGATTACCATAgacataaaaactaaaacaacagGTGTCAGCAGAGTAAAACTATAAGGCTACAAACTTTTTACAGCCTTTTGTGGCGCTGACGGTGGTTATGTACAGTGCAGCATATGGACAAGAATAAACAGCAGTTAAGGAGActtcattatattatatttgtacaaTAAATTgtaactaatatatatatatatatatatatatttaattttaatagatttttttcagacctacgttattagtttgttttcatacctgacagtttcagcTGCTCACTAGCCTTCCTCAGCTGACTGGACACATTACAGGGACATCACATGACCAGTCTGATTtaaggtgtgtgagagtaaaaaggccccctcatTTCAGTTTAAAGTCCTGTGGGCATGTTTCCGTATTTctattgcctccttaatccagtgacgatgtttgttgtcctttgTCCCCAAGATGTCTGCTCTGttccagtccataatgtggttctctcttttacaaTCGTAAAGAGAGAAAGTTGCTTTGCTCCTGTTCTACTATGTGTTTTGTAGTGGttattttttactctcacacaccagaaatactgtcctgaagaagtcagactgcagatggcactgTCATCCTGCTTAATGCAACGAAgataaacctgtttaaatcagctgaccagataTGTCACAGaaacatgaccactctgaggaaggcTAGTGAGccgtccaaactgtcaggtatgaaatttaccttgttttgaaaaattaattaaaataaattatcaggagaccagatgaacctcactggactatTACTGTAACTATGGTTATGTACAGTGCAGCGTATGaacagattaaataaataaataccaggTAAGTGACTTGGATGGATTGTACTGTAAAGATTCACACATTCTGCTACATTCTTGCACATGATTACTACAGGATGATGACACATGTACAGGGCAAAGTAATACAAAGATAAGGTGATATTAACCAACTACTTCCACACTAATAGTAGATTAGGAAAAAGCTCAAACTCACCCCATCCACAGACACATAGGCCCGGTCGTGTACCCCGTTTAGAGGAGAGGACAGTGGAGTTGGTTTACTGCAGTTAACAGGAAGTGTCGTCCGGTAAAGCACGTAACCAAAAACCtgcaaaatggaggaaaaaagaTGATAAAGAAAATTTTtaaaattactaaaataaaagttaaaaacttACCTGGTGAAGATCTGTGAAGGTGAGGGGATACATGCTTTTGACAGGACCAGAGTACGAAAGTTTCTCAAGAGCGTCTGACACAGTCTCCAACTGAATCATGAATACGTTATTTATTTAATCCAGTACTTGAGCACAGTTAAAATCTCACTATTGGACTATACCTTTTGTAATGTTATGCTCCCATAGGCAAACTTTGGAGTTGTTGGTGGAATAATGCCGTCTGGTATTTTATGAAACTGTTGTagaagaacaaaaatataatcttCAATAAGTTATGCAGGGGGAGCAGACTAATTGCatactactttttactataataACTTACCtttttgattacattttgtATAGCAAAGTACTTCTTAGTGAGGTCTCCGGCTTCAGTCAGTGGAGCATCATAGTCATAGCTCGTCGGTTGAGCACTGTACGGTTCATTGGCTCCtgagaaattaaataaaagtaaaatttttctAGGGTCTTCAAATTATGTTAGTTGTAGATTATAAATACCATTCCAGTATCCAAAATTTGTTCCTCCGATGAACATATACCTGCCAATTACAGAAAGTGACTTGATACACACAAAACTATAAACAGCAAAAGTCTTAAACAAAGTaaagatgataataaaaaaaaaaaaataataataataataataattaattaaaaaaggcTTTCTTTGTGAACTTACAGGTTGACATTTGCACCTATTTGAAGCATCTCAGTCAGAGTCTTGGTCACTGCGTCAGTTGACACAACAGAGTGATGAGAGCCCCAATGATCAAGCCAGCCCGTGTAAAACTCAGAGTTAACCTGaaaagagacaaagacaaaTGTGTGAGCTGGAATCTGCCTTTTCCAGCAGCTAATAAGCAGATATGGATTTGAAGTTTGTACGGCATCATGTAAATCATCTGGGCCACAGTAGCGTACACCTGCTTGCAGCTGTTGTtttaattggctctgtgcacagtagcatgctagcttaCTGTttcaaaacacttttattaaaatcataaaacataaaataaacaaactgttaaataaaataaagactacccaaataaagactacccaattatttttatatgtagaatacttcagtttgtgatgctgttttaatatttattatgcttcaaaatGAGCATTAACGTtaccacagagacacaaacatctgtcTTACTCCGGTGAAGTCTCCCTGTACACagcctttaaatatttattaacagAGAGGTTCCAGGCGCTGTTGTGCTTCTATAGTATATACTCTGCTatgccttttttttaattaacactCGCTCCAGTCACACATTCAAAACTGATTTTTGGagctaaaatattgttaaaatgaaacataaagagcaaaaacatctgatttctgtctgatcataataataaataatttaaatcagATATTAAATAGATTTTGATGAGCTTGTAACCACAGCCATTGTCAGTATGGGTAGAAACTATATCGCCTATATGTCTGCATAGAGAACAATAAAGCAACCAGAATAAAAACAAGGGAAAGGAACATTTACCAAGGGCCCTTTAGGCTCAGCATGCCGTTGTGCCTCAAAAGCAGCGGTTATATTAGCTCCTATAGAATcaaaattaaaagttaaaacaagAGCAACATAATCATCTCATCACATTCATTTACACCAAACAAAAACACCCAAATACTGATTTACAAGACGAAACACAAACTTGCCTGGTCCAAAGTCCACTGTAGCATAAAGTCCTTGAATTGACccacacttcaggaaaccaacACTGCCCCCATCTGTGGTAAAGAGCACCACCGTCTGCCCCAGGTGCTCCCGAAACAACCCTGTCAGGTGCCTCAAGTAGTCAAAGTCGCATGCAAAGTAACTGCCATACTCATTTTCTACCTTTGAAAAGATTCACAtaataaatactatataaagcaaaaataagtcTCAATGCAGCTCACCTGGACTGTAATGATAGGGCCTCCATTTTCATAGAGATAGGGTTTTATCATTGGCAACAATTTCCCCATCCATCTGTCAACCGCTGATAAGTAATCTGAGGtggatgaaaataaaataatataaaatgaaaagtcATAGTTTGTTAGTGCATGCAAAGGCCTCCCTCACCTTTATCTGATGAACGCAATACAATATCCTTTTTGTTAAGAAGCCAGGCAGGTAGTCCaccctaaaaaataaaaacaaaacatttttagacaTTATGAATTATCCAAGTTACATAGGCTACTCAAGGTATTCCTCACCATTTCCCACTCTCCGCAAATGTAGGGTCCGGGTCGAAGAATGACCAGTAAGCCAATGTCCTGTGCCAACTTGAGAAAATACATCAGATCTCTATCCCCACTAAAGTTATACTGACCAGGAGACTCCTCATGGTAGTTCCAGGGGATATACCTTCAAATCATTTAGACACAAGTTATACAAAACAACATGCAGAAACATTCACTTCTCTTTGTAGACTATTACTTTCCCGGCTTGAAAGTGTGAATATCAATGGGTATATTTtccaaaatggactcttgtgagctttattaatctgtcttcatcaaccaaagctcaaaattctctgttccaccttgtcatgaaTATCATGAAGTGGAAttgttcaagttaacagctaccatttacctttttAGTGGGCATTgacaattctagggctgaaattatctaaatgattcaagtgaaggtgtgtggagttttaaaacacagtggagcatgtcctagattgccacatgacatcacaaggtggaacaaagtgttttttgtttgagaaaagaactcaacctaaatatgcagggtgtgtgtgggttaaacatgtgtgaatgaaaacaaaacacaactccgggtctgtttttgatgaggacaaTATAGTTCAGTTATTACATCTATTGCTGTGTTGTTTGATTGCATTTTTCATGCGTATTATATAGTATTCATTTAGAAATACAGCTTTAAAGTAAATCATAAAATAGGGGGGTTTAGGGTTAGTCTTATGGGACAACATACGTTTGGATTGCATTCAGACCAGCCATGTACATCTTTAGGAGTCGGTCCTTCCAGTAAACTCTGGGAATCCGGTTGTAATGAATGCTTCCTGAGATGTATCGAAAGGGCTGTCCATCTTTCTGAAAACAGTTTTTCTGGTAATCCACAGAGAACGTTCTGGGGGCTCCAATCTGTAGGGACACAGCAATTTTTAATCGTCATAGATAGTACATTATATAATTCATAGACAGTGGAATAGCAGTTACAGTATGTTTCACAGCTCTGTCTTTATGGCACACAGTTGACATCAGGTGATTCTGTGTCATCAGACAGTGTCAGCAAAGTGTCTGTGATTCAAATCGATTGTCAAGATTTGAATTCTGTCAAACTGGTTTCAACCTGGCCTGTCTGTGCTAAACATTTATGCAAATAAGAATGTAGAATTCTCAAAAACACCTGCTACATTTAATGTTCCAGGCAAAgacataacatctctatggagtgCACCTGTGATTCTGCATGTTCatttactgtaaaatatcattATTACAGTAATTATAGAAGCAGGTATATccttatataaatatattctaGCAAAGGAAGACGCTGTATGATGACAATGGGAAGGTAAAATGTGGCTACTTACTGACGCTCCAGACAACATGAGCAGAAGAAGCAGGTTTCCTACTGTTAACATGGACATGCTGACTCCACTCATGTACTAGttctagtactgctactacttctactactactactactactactactactactactaccaccacttttaatacttctactactacttgtacatGGCAAGCAAAAATCTTACTTCCTTGTACTGGGGTTATTTTAAACGAGAGTGTCATGTGGTCCGGACGTGAAGTCACGTGATATACATTTCACTTGTAGAAAAGACCACAAAGGGGCAGCATTTTGTCGCGGAAGCACGGAAGAAATAGTATGACTTTGTTTATGGATAAACAACTGGACACACAGCTTGCTGGGTCCCTGGGcagttttttgtatatatatgtaaaatatataaataaaataacaaagttTGTTCTAGGTGGATAAGACAAGAGAACATTAGTGCTcctgaccagcagggggcagcactcgcacatgttgttgtttgttttaaagcGGAAGTTGCGTATTACACGTTGACAACACTTGCAGCACGTGGGGTCCATGGATGGTGCGGCTAAAAGCTAGAGATTTTGTTTGAAGAGTACATTTTTTGCCTTATATTGTTATACGTCGAGGGGGAATAAAGCTGCGATAGAGAAAAGACCACCTCAGCGCCTGATCCCGGAGCTCAAACATGTCCCAGGAGGAGGCTCCAGAGGGAGACACCAGGAGGACCCGCAGCGGCCGCAGAGTGCGCACTCCTGCCGCACTTCAGATCTCTGCGCCTGCGGGAAGAACACAAGGCCGCAGGACAAGACGTTCAGTGCTCCAGGAAATACCAGCCCTGGAGGAAAATACTACAGACGAGGAGCAGAAACCACACGTCCCTGTCGAGGAGGAGAATGACCGCGTTTGTGAAGCTGAACCTGTGGCACAACCAAAAACCGAAGCGCACACAGCCAACACTCAAAACGACAGCGTGAAACACGAGCAGGTGACATGCAAGGACAAAGAAATGCCTCCTTCCACCGCAGATCAATGCACTGCCCCAAATAAGAAGCCCCGACTGGCCCCGACTGTCAAACAGGCCCCCACAATCCCACTGGGAAAACCCAAATCAGGAAGAGTTTGGAAAGATCGAAACAAGCAAAGGTAAAAGGCCCACGTGCACACTCCAGGCACATGAGTACAGTAATGTACAGATCCGTGACCCTGGCAAAAGTGTGGAGACTTATTTCAGTATGATGACAGAGGTTAGAGCATAGCCCTAAGAAGGTCACAGGACGGGGGGCACAGCATGTTTTCTTAAATCTGTGCCAAACATGCcataaatcagatttttaatGGGCTATAATTTGGT
This genomic window contains:
- the glb1 gene encoding beta-galactosidase, which encodes MSGVSMSMLTVGNLLLLLMLSGASIGAPRTFSVDYQKNCFQKDGQPFRYISGSIHYNRIPRVYWKDRLLKMYMAGLNAIQTYIPWNYHEESPGQYNFSGDRDLMYFLKLAQDIGLLVILRPGPYICGEWEMGGLPAWLLNKKDIVLRSSDKDYLSAVDRWMGKLLPMIKPYLYENGGPIITVQVENEYGSYFACDFDYLRHLTGLFREHLGQTVVLFTTDGGSVGFLKCGSIQGLYATVDFGPGANITAAFEAQRHAEPKGPLVNSEFYTGWLDHWGSHHSVVSTDAVTKTLTEMLQIGANVNLYMFIGGTNFGYWNGANEPYSAQPTSYDYDAPLTEAGDLTKKYFAIQNVIKKFHKIPDGIIPPTTPKFAYGSITLQKLETVSDALEKLSYSGPVKSMYPLTFTDLHQVFGYVLYRTTLPVNCSKPTPLSSPLNGVHDRAYVSVDGVPAGILERFQTITINITGKAGSRVDILVENMGRINYGKGINDFKGLVSNMTLGADVLTGWTMYSLNIDEAVSQGVLGKSVSSDPPQPSTLSLPTFYGGSFVIPDGIPALPQDSYIKLPNWTKGQIWINGFNLGRYWPARGPQVTLFVPSSILSTAAPNNITVLELEAAPCSSGPCSVEFTDTPILGVTLHSKPISRLFSKKDLL
- the ccdc86 gene encoding coiled-coil domain-containing protein 86, giving the protein MSQEEAPEGDTRRTRSGRRVRTPAALQISAPAGRTQGRRTRRSVLQEIPALEENTTDEEQKPHVPVEEENDRVCEAEPVAQPKTEAHTANTQNDSVKHEQVTCKDKEMPPSTADQCTAPNKKPRLAPTVKQAPTIPLGKPKSGRVWKDRNKQRFSAVVRDKQLCSSWEKKMQAKREKELVKQYSQQLKEEKARQKEDKRKRREENLKRRAENERKAEIVQVIRNTTKIKRMKKKQLRRIEKRDTLALLQKSKNNNQSTKPKAPKSVKEGPPGSLLT